A window of Bos mutus isolate GX-2022 chromosome 3, NWIPB_WYAK_1.1, whole genome shotgun sequence genomic DNA:
AACAAAAACATAagtgacaataaataaataaataaattgctaaATTGAACttcctcaaaatttaaaatatttgtatattaaaaacattatcaataaagtgaaaagaaaaggtacagaaaagaaacaataaagacaaaaagTCAAATCAGATACAACACAAAATTTACAAATGTCCAACAAGCATGTGAAAATATTCTCAACATATTTagttattaggaaaatgcaaatcaatgtCATGATGAGATATCAATTTATATCCACTGGATTTGctataataaaagtatataataGCAATGATTAGCAAGGATATCTTCCAACCAGAAGAGTTATATATTATtacaagaaaaatctaaaatatctACAGACACTGTAGAATAAGTTTGGTGGTTCTTCTCACAAGGATGAACATAGAATTACTATTAGACAAAATGCTTAGcagggaaaaaaatagtttttcacaTAGAGGTGTTAGGCTTTCCCCCCAATTTCTGGCAGATAATATATATCTTACGTGATAGTAGAGTCTATTTAGGGAGGAGGGTCTGGGTACACCTGATATcaaggtgtgtgcatgctaagtcgcttcagtggtgtttgATTCCTtgccactctatggactgtagcccaccaggcttcactgtctatggaattctccaggcaagaatactggaatgggttgccatgccctcctccagaggatcctcccaactcagggactgaacccatgtctcctacatctcctgcactggtagtcaggttctttaccactagtgccacctgggaagcaccacagCACATAGAATTCACTCCTTAGACTGGATGTGAGTTTACTgtgaagtgtgttagttgctcagtcgtgtctgaatctttgtaactccatggactgaagcccgccaggctcctctgtcatgggattctccaggcaaggatactggaatgggttgccctccctttctccagggaatcttccccacccggggatagaaccaaggtctcctgcattgcaagcagattctttatcatctgagccaccagggaagtatatgAGTTTGTTAGTTGGGCAAAATTAAATCAGGTTAACCCAGATGCTCTAATTGATATTAGCAGGGCCCCCATTCAATCCACCATTAATTTTACTTACCAATGAAATTCTCTGTTATCATTGTACATCAATagctattttatatgtaatttgaCTGACTGATATGAAAGACGATTTTAGATTTAGCTGGAACTATTTCTGAAGTgtgtatttcttaattttattttgatgatttatgtacaaagaacaaataaattttatattaacaaGTAGAATTTTACCAAATCATATTCAGGACTTCGTGGGGGGCAGAGACATGACTACTTTGCACTTATAATGTACCGATTCTTTCTATATGGTGTTAAATAAACATATCCTTtaaattcaggcttccctggtaccttgctgctgctgctactgctgctaagttgctttagtcgtgtccgactctgtgcaaccccatagacagcagcccaccaggcttccctgtccctgggattctccaggcaagaacactggagtgggttgccatttccttctccaatgcatgaaagtgaaaagtgaaagtgaagtcactgagtcgtgtccgactcttagcgaccccatggactgcagccctccaggctcctccatccttgggatttaccaggcaagagtactggagtggggtgccattgccttctccacaaattcTTTCTATGTGgtgttaaataaatatatcctttaaatttaggcttccctggtaccttagatggtaaagaatctgcctgcaatgcaggagacatacgtTTGATTACTGGTcatgcagatcccctggagaagagaatggctaccccctccagtattctttccatggacacaggaacctggcaggctaaagcCCATAGAAttgtaaacagtcagacataactgagcaactaagcacaggaaTGTCTTTTAACTTTAGTGTCTTAGTGTTGAATAACTCTTAGTTACTGAGATTCAACTCATGTAACTCCCTCATGGTTAACTATAAACTTTCGTGACAACTCAAATCCATTCTTTGATGACTTATAAtgacttaaagaaaagaaaaaaagaagactcacCTGAACAGCCAAATGGTAGTGTGTCTTTACTCAGAAATCTTTACATGACAAACACTTTAACTACAGACTTAAATAGTCTAGGCTTTAATCaggtgttatttattattttattgctaaGTCTCTACAGTTTACTAAAGTGGTTGAACGATGTATCAACAAGGGAATTATATTAAATGTGTGCACTGTTTTCCTTCCTAAAAATTGGAATTTGAAATGCTATTAAAAATGCTACAAAACTTGGACAGTTCTCCACAGTGCTCttgtaaatgaaaaagcaaacctAAGCCATTTTACATTCATTGACATAATAATTTGGTATTGACTAGCTTCCTAGCAGTCTCTTTCACATCTTTGTTCCCGAGGCTGTAGATCActgggttcagcatggggatgaCCACTGTGTAAAAGACAGAGGCCACCTTGACCATGAGCCATGAACTCCTGGAGTTAGGAACACAGTAGAGGAAAAGGATGGTCCCGTGGAAGACGGTAATGGTGGTCAGGTGGgaggcacaggtggagaaggctttgtgGCGCCCCCCAGTTGAAGGCATCTTCAGGacagtgataaaaatgaaaacataggagGTGAGAATAATCATCAGGCTGCTTATTTCATTAAACGTGGCAGAGACTAAAATGATCTCCTGGCTAATGTAGGGGTCAGAGCAGGAAACAGCAACAATGGCCGCGTGCTCACAGACAAAGTTATTTATGATATTATTTCCTCTAAAGGACAATTCAGATAAAAAGTGGGTAAGAGTCAGGGAACAGACTGTACCCCAAGAGTATGATGCACCCACCAATAAGGAACAAAGCTTCTGGGACATGACAACTGTATAGAGAAGAGGGTTGCAAATGGCCACAAATCGGTCATATGCCATCACTGCCAACAGGAATGTCTCTGTCACCACAAATATGCAGGCAAAGAAGAATTGCATGATGCATCCTGTGAAGGAGATGGTTCTGTCTTCCACAATCAAGTTTTCTAGTAGCTTGGGTGTAACTACTGTTGAGTAACAGAGATCAACAAAGGACAAATGTCTGAGGAAGTAGTACACAGGGGTGTGGAGTTTGGGATTTATCTTGATAATTAGGATCATGCCCAGGTTCCCCAGCACAGTGATGGAGTAGATGGTTAAGAATAACAGGACAAGGGGTATCTGGAGTTCGGGATATTCTGAGAAGCCCAAGAGAATGAAAGTGACTTCAGCACTCTGGTTTTCTTGGTTCCtgtggacaaaatataaaagttgaTTCAGAGAAATCTGAAGCAAAATTTGAATGAAATGTAATGTTATTCCCTCAGTATTGTCGGAcatttttgtgactccatggactgtagcctgccaggttcctctgtccatgagattctctgggcaagaacactggaagggttgtcatgccctcctccaggggatcttcctgacctaggcatAGAATGAGAGTACTTATGGGGAAAAAGAGTGcattgaattattattattttttaattagcctCTTTCCCTCCAAAATGCCTCTACTGTCTTTTTCTGAcattaaaattcattcttttcaaagctaCTTCCTAAATTCTTACCAAAACCTGAAATGGCACTCAGTATAAAGGGAAGTTCATTCCACATAGAATTCTCTAAAAATTCTATATCTCATTAGGAGTTGAAATTAAACACTCTGTTATTTTCACTCAGGTTTTATAAATTTATACTCCAAGAACACATATAACACTTCAAGATTTCCTGTACATGTATAACTATGTCATTCACATATTCCCCCACTCTTTTTCTTCAGTTATTCCTTTACATTCTTAAACATGTGATTAATTCCTGATTCCCTGAAAGTATGTTTCAATTTAACATACAAATCATAGAGCACATATTCTCTAactgaaaacactttttaaaaaagtcaggatttgttccctatgtctgtggTAACAAAGTTTGAATAGTCCAGGGTTGAAAGGGAAATCTTCACCAAAGATGGATACAATTTCTGATGCACACTGGTTCCTTCTTCCCCACACTGCTTCTCCACACCTGTAGCTTTTCACTCCACCTCCCACACTCTGTACTTGTCAACAGGCTTGGGGCCAATGTTCCCAATCACCCTTGTAGCCCAAGAAGTGTCAGCCATGCTCAGCTGTGAGTACAGGTGCTGTGCATagtatttatcttcttttctatGCAATTACCCTGGAATAATTTTCCCATTGCAGACCTACTATGTACTCAGTCCTGTAACaggcattttaaaaactataaaattataaaatctcaGCCTCAATTTGTTTCTTAGAGCATTATTCCAGGATATAATCTATATAAGCACAAATGACAACTTATAGTTCTTGTTTATTATTAAAGTTTATATGTATAAAGGGAATGAAAATATTGtgatccagaaaaaaacaaaaaaatttccttGTGATGTAGTGTGGTGAACAATAATAAATGTGGTGAAAGATAAATAATCAAAGACTTCTAGTCAACTAAACAGGTAACCTGGCAGTTAGATATATACACGTGCTTGTTTGCCTCCTGCAAAGATTAATGGAGTATATTAGGAACATATTATATTccttttaaagtgaaataaaaatcaactcaCCTGAGTGTAGAAGAATTTGACTGGCTCATTTAATAAAGCTTCTTTTCTAAGTTCAATGGATTCCAGGAAAATTTATGCTgagaagtcattttttttaatatagtaataAGTCTGAAAAATAGTTAACAGGAATCTAGAGTATATTGCaatgaatatttcagaaaatgaatttctcttataatgtattaaaaatatattcagactTGAAAAGGACTGAGAAAAGGACaccaaaaaaggaaaccaaaaaagcTGAACCCTAACATCAAACTGTAACATATATATGCCACCAAAACCCTAAGGAGGTTAACCTTAGagaatattatttagctattGCCTTGAGACCACAAATGGGGCAATTAGATGAAATAATGTCCTTGTGATACTTTGGTTGCATATGCATTTTTTCCCAAAGTTTGGGGAACAATTTCATCATGCACTCTAGTccattgatcttttaaaaatgttgaactagacactatatttttgtctttaaatactTGCAAAATGCAGAAATATACAAAAGCAAAATCAACTATTGGGTAACAATCCAAAGATTCttaatttttgttgaatttcTGGTTGTCCCCCtgtatctgtgggcttccctcatagctcagttggtaaagaatcctcttgcaattcAGGacaccccggttcaattcctggtcaggcagatcccctggagaagggataggctacccacttcagtattcttgggcttcccttgtggctcagctcttGAATGAACCATGATATAGCTCTTAGACCTGCAGTTTGGAAGAACAATTTGATTTGGACTCTAGTCCATTGATCTTTGAGGCATGAGGgcactatagtaatcaaaataaaaagaaaaaaacaagagcaaAATCAACTTGggaagagagacctgggtttgattttgttttgaatttccaggaggaaaggctacccactccattattctggcctggagtccaTGGT
This region includes:
- the LOC102273112 gene encoding olfactory receptor 5D13-like, with the protein product MSDNTEGITLHFIQILLQISLNQLLYFVHRNQENQSAEVTFILLGFSEYPELQIPLVLLFLTIYSITVLGNLGMILIIKINPKLHTPVYYFLRHLSFVDLCYSTVVTPKLLENLIVEDRTISFTGCIMQFFFACIFVVTETFLLAVMAYDRFVAICNPLLYTVVMSQKLCSLLVGASYSWGTVCSLTLTHFLSELSFRGNNIINNFVCEHAAIVAVSCSDPYISQEIILVSATFNEISSLMIILTSYVFIFITVLKMPSTGGRHKAFSTCASHLTTITVFHGTILFLYCVPNSRSSWLMVKVASVFYTVVIPMLNPVIYSLGNKDVKETARKLVNTKLLCQ